One region of Natronorubrum aibiense genomic DNA includes:
- the rqcH gene encoding ribosome rescue protein RqcH, which translates to MDPKRELTSVDLAALVGELGAYEGAKLDKAYLYGDDLVRLKMRDFDRGRIELVLEVGEVKRAHTVAPERVPDAPGRPPQFAMMLRNRLSGADFVGVEQYEFDRILEFTFEREDGTTRLIVELFGQGNVAVTDGEYEVIDCLETVRLKSRTVVPGSRYEFPESRLNPLTVSREAFDREMEDSDTDVVRTLATQLNFGGLYAEELCTRAGVEKGMDIADAAEDEYDRLYEAIERLALDLRNGNFEPRLYLEDGDEEGDDGETDSARVVDATPFPLEEHAELAAEPYDSFLAALDDYFFRLELDEDEEPDPTTQKPDFEEEIAKYERIIEQQQGAIEGFEQQADELRAQAELLYAEYGLVDDILSTIQEARAQDRPWDEIEERFEEGAERGIEAAEAVVDIDSSEGIVTIDLDGDRIDLVAHDGVEQNADRLYTEAKRVAEKKEGALAAIEDTREDLEDAKRRRDDWEADDEGDEQADDEEAEEKNWLEMPSIPIRENEPWFDRFRWFHTSDGYLVIGGRNADQNEELVKKYLEPGDTVLHTQAHGGPVTVLKATDPSEASSSDIELPDSSIEEAAQFAVSYSSVWKDGRYAGDVYAVDSDQVTKTPESGEYLEKGGFAIRGDRTYHRDTPVGVAVGIQCEPYTRVIGGPPSAIEQTAETTIELEPGRYAQADAAKRLYRRFREQFADESFVRKIASPDRIQHFMPPGGSRIAEE; encoded by the coding sequence ATGGATCCAAAGCGCGAGCTTACGAGCGTCGACCTCGCTGCCCTCGTCGGGGAACTCGGGGCTTACGAGGGCGCGAAGCTCGACAAGGCGTATCTCTACGGCGACGATCTCGTCCGACTCAAGATGCGGGATTTCGACCGCGGCCGCATCGAACTCGTTCTCGAGGTCGGCGAGGTCAAACGCGCCCACACGGTCGCCCCCGAGCGGGTACCCGACGCCCCCGGGCGACCGCCGCAGTTCGCGATGATGCTCCGAAACCGACTCTCCGGGGCTGACTTCGTCGGCGTCGAGCAGTACGAGTTCGACCGCATCCTCGAGTTCACCTTCGAGCGCGAGGACGGGACGACCCGACTCATCGTCGAGCTGTTCGGGCAGGGCAACGTCGCCGTCACCGACGGCGAGTACGAAGTGATCGACTGCCTCGAGACGGTGCGACTCAAGTCTCGAACCGTCGTGCCGGGCTCGCGCTATGAGTTCCCCGAGAGCCGACTCAACCCGCTAACGGTGTCTCGTGAGGCGTTCGACCGCGAGATGGAGGATTCGGATACGGACGTCGTCCGAACGCTTGCAACGCAACTCAACTTCGGTGGCCTCTACGCCGAGGAGCTCTGTACTCGTGCCGGTGTCGAGAAAGGGATGGATATCGCCGACGCCGCCGAGGACGAGTACGACCGCCTCTACGAGGCCATCGAACGGCTCGCGCTCGACTTGCGAAACGGGAACTTCGAGCCACGACTCTACCTCGAGGACGGAGACGAGGAAGGGGACGACGGCGAAACCGACAGCGCACGCGTCGTCGACGCGACGCCGTTCCCGCTCGAGGAACACGCCGAACTGGCGGCCGAACCTTACGACTCGTTTCTGGCCGCGCTCGACGACTATTTTTTCCGGCTCGAACTCGACGAGGACGAGGAGCCGGACCCGACGACCCAGAAACCCGATTTCGAGGAGGAGATCGCCAAATACGAGCGGATCATCGAGCAACAGCAGGGGGCGATCGAGGGGTTCGAACAGCAGGCCGACGAGCTACGAGCGCAAGCCGAGTTGCTCTACGCCGAGTACGGCCTCGTCGACGACATCCTCTCGACGATTCAGGAGGCTCGCGCGCAGGACCGCCCGTGGGACGAAATCGAGGAACGCTTCGAAGAGGGAGCCGAGCGCGGCATCGAAGCCGCCGAGGCGGTCGTCGACATCGACAGCAGCGAGGGAATCGTGACGATCGACCTCGACGGCGACCGGATCGACCTCGTCGCCCACGACGGCGTCGAGCAGAACGCCGACCGGCTCTACACCGAGGCGAAACGCGTCGCAGAAAAGAAAGAAGGCGCGCTGGCGGCCATCGAGGACACCCGCGAGGATCTCGAGGACGCAAAGCGTCGCCGCGACGACTGGGAAGCCGACGACGAGGGCGACGAGCAAGCCGACGACGAGGAAGCCGAGGAGAAAAACTGGCTCGAGATGCCGTCGATCCCCATCCGAGAGAACGAGCCGTGGTTCGATCGCTTCCGCTGGTTCCACACCAGCGACGGCTACCTCGTGATCGGGGGTCGCAACGCCGACCAGAACGAGGAACTCGTCAAGAAGTATCTCGAGCCCGGCGATACGGTCCTGCACACGCAGGCCCACGGCGGCCCCGTCACCGTGTTGAAGGCGACGGACCCGAGCGAAGCCTCCTCCTCGGACATCGAGTTGCCCGACTCGAGTATCGAGGAGGCCGCCCAGTTCGCCGTCTCCTACTCGTCGGTCTGGAAGGATGGCCGCTACGCGGGTGACGTCTATGCCGTCGACTCCGATCAGGTGACGAAGACGCCCGAAAGCGGCGAGTACTTAGAGAAAGGTGGCTTCGCGATCCGCGGGGATCGGACCTATCACCGCGATACGCCGGTCGGCGTCGCAGTCGGCATCCAGTGTGAACCCTACACCCGCGTCATCGGCGGCCCGCCGTCGGCGATCGAACAGACCGCGGAGACGACGATCGAACTCGAGCCGGGGCGCTACGCCCAGGCTGACGCGGCGAAGCGACTGTATCGACGCTTCCGCGAGCAGTTCGCTGACGAGTCGTTCGTCCGCAAAATTGCGAGTCCGGACCGCATTCAGCATTTCATGCCGCCGGGTGGCAGTCGAATCGCCGAGGAGTAG
- the tenA gene encoding thiaminase II — protein sequence MTFSDQLLEDGDHIWEAQKAHPFVRELAAGTLDAAAFRHWVTQDYRYLLDYARLFSIAGSKARDEATMTHLLGVAHEVLDHEMDLHREFAADYGISRADLESVEKVPTCVAYTNFLVRTAYEGTIAEIAAALFPCMQGYLDVAEHMAALADGEHRYTPFIDMYTSEEFREATAWCREFVDDCGERFPGEHDAMREAFLTSAKLEYRFWEMAYTLEEWEIA from the coding sequence ATGACATTCAGCGACCAACTGCTCGAGGACGGCGACCACATCTGGGAGGCACAGAAAGCCCATCCGTTCGTCCGCGAACTCGCGGCGGGAACGCTCGATGCGGCTGCGTTTCGCCACTGGGTGACGCAGGATTATCGGTATCTGCTCGACTACGCGCGGCTGTTTTCGATCGCGGGCTCGAAGGCCCGCGACGAGGCGACGATGACTCATCTACTGGGGGTCGCCCACGAGGTCCTCGACCACGAGATGGATCTTCACCGGGAGTTCGCCGCCGACTACGGCATCTCGCGTGCGGACCTCGAGTCAGTCGAGAAAGTGCCGACCTGTGTCGCCTACACGAACTTCCTCGTGCGGACGGCCTACGAGGGCACGATCGCCGAAATCGCGGCCGCGCTATTCCCCTGTATGCAGGGCTATCTCGACGTGGCCGAGCACATGGCCGCCCTCGCCGACGGCGAGCATCGATACACTCCCTTCATCGACATGTACACGAGCGAGGAGTTCCGTGAGGCCACCGCGTGGTGTCGGGAGTTCGTCGACGACTGCGGCGAACGGTTCCCAGGCGAACACGACGCCATGCGCGAGGCCTTCCTCACGAGCGCGAAACTCGAGTACCGATTCTGGGAGATGGCGTACACGCTCGAGGAGTGGGAGATAGCGTGA
- a CDS encoding tRNA uridine(34) 5-carboxymethylaminomethyl modification radical SAM/GNAT enzyme Elp3, producing the protein MSTETPDPTETDAFEQVCETLVERILAGEIERDDVEKAKLEACSEHSAPKVPKNSELLDYAPNEHREELQAVLQRKPVRTASGVSPVAIMTSPERCPHGKCLYCPGGPDSEFSSSQSYTGEEPAAARGVQNDYDPYGQVTLRLEQLREIGHPVDKVELILMGGTMTARSHDYQEWFVKRALEAMNDYDVEKEPEPAEGESFAQDPEEYEWKYVEDVTEENETADVRNIGTTFETKPDWCDPEQIDRMLDLGGTKVEVGVQTTFERINREMHRGHGVAESIEANQRLRDSAFKVGFHMMPGQPGMSKEMCLEDFRRIFEQEQWKPDYLKIYPTLIVRGTATYDWWHNGEYDPLDNDEAADLVAEIKDMVPRYTRLQRVQRDIPADFIDAGVWKSNLRQLARQRMDEHGWECECIRCREAGMNDEEPDTVDLDVMTYDACGGTEHFISFEDFEQDLLVGFCRLRFPNDPVRPELENTALIRELHVYGSEVAVGGTGETDQHQHQGYGQRLMERAEDLAADAGYDKVSVISGIGAREYYRNKLGYHQDGPYVSKRL; encoded by the coding sequence GTGAGTACCGAGACGCCCGATCCAACCGAAACCGACGCGTTCGAACAGGTCTGTGAGACGCTCGTCGAGCGGATCCTCGCGGGCGAGATCGAGCGCGACGACGTCGAGAAGGCCAAACTCGAGGCCTGTTCGGAGCACTCGGCGCCGAAGGTGCCGAAGAACTCCGAACTGCTCGATTACGCCCCCAACGAGCACCGCGAGGAGCTGCAGGCGGTCCTCCAGCGTAAACCAGTCCGCACCGCCTCAGGCGTCTCGCCGGTTGCGATCATGACCTCGCCCGAGCGCTGCCCCCACGGGAAGTGTCTCTACTGTCCCGGCGGCCCCGACTCGGAGTTTTCCTCCTCCCAGAGCTACACGGGCGAAGAACCCGCCGCGGCCCGTGGCGTCCAGAACGATTACGATCCCTACGGGCAGGTGACGCTGCGACTCGAGCAACTGCGCGAGATCGGCCATCCCGTCGACAAGGTCGAACTCATCCTGATGGGCGGGACGATGACCGCCCGCAGCCACGACTACCAAGAGTGGTTCGTCAAGCGGGCCTTAGAGGCGATGAACGACTACGACGTCGAGAAAGAGCCAGAACCGGCCGAAGGCGAAAGCTTCGCACAGGATCCCGAGGAGTACGAGTGGAAGTACGTCGAGGACGTCACCGAGGAAAACGAGACGGCAGATGTCCGAAACATCGGGACGACGTTCGAGACCAAACCCGACTGGTGCGATCCGGAACAGATCGACCGGATGCTCGACCTCGGCGGGACGAAAGTCGAGGTCGGCGTCCAGACGACGTTCGAGCGGATCAACCGGGAGATGCACCGGGGCCACGGCGTCGCCGAATCAATCGAGGCCAACCAGCGCCTGCGCGATTCGGCGTTCAAAGTCGGCTTCCACATGATGCCTGGCCAGCCGGGGATGTCCAAGGAGATGTGCCTCGAGGACTTCCGGCGGATCTTCGAGCAAGAGCAGTGGAAGCCGGACTATCTGAAGATCTACCCGACGCTGATCGTCCGCGGGACAGCGACCTACGACTGGTGGCACAACGGCGAGTACGACCCGCTCGACAACGACGAGGCCGCCGACCTCGTCGCCGAGATCAAAGATATGGTCCCGCGCTACACCCGGCTCCAGCGAGTGCAGCGCGACATTCCGGCCGACTTCATCGACGCCGGCGTCTGGAAGTCCAACCTCCGCCAGCTCGCCCGACAACGCATGGACGAGCACGGCTGGGAGTGTGAGTGTATCCGCTGTCGCGAGGCCGGCATGAACGACGAGGAACCCGACACCGTCGACCTCGACGTCATGACCTACGACGCCTGTGGCGGCACGGAACACTTCATCTCGTTCGAGGACTTCGAGCAGGACCTGCTGGTCGGCTTCTGCCGGCTCCGATTCCCGAACGATCCGGTGCGCCCGGAACTCGAGAACACGGCGCTCATCCGAGAACTCCACGTCTACGGCTCCGAAGTCGCCGTCGGCGGGACGGGCGAGACGGACCAACACCAGCATCAGGGCTACGGCCAGCGGCTGATGGAACGCGCCGAGGACCTCGCCGCCGACGCGGGCTACGACAAGGTCAGCGTGATCTCGGGCATCGGTGCACGGGAGTACTACCGGAACAAACTCGGCTACCATCAGGACGGCCCGTACGTCAGCAAACGGCTCTGA
- a CDS encoding DUF411 domain-containing protein — translation MTVTRRRLCSAGLTLALVGASGCLDGTETESENADGDDWAWSGTLPVDSVVQYHDPSCGCCSEYVDYLERHDIDVQVESTADLEDVKRDVGVPEEAMSCHTLEVGDYLVEGHVPLEAIATMLEDEPAIDGISAPGMPQYSPGMGPRGDEPLTIYAFDAAGDLSTYTTV, via the coding sequence ATGACCGTCACACGGCGACGACTGTGTTCGGCCGGGCTTACACTCGCGCTCGTCGGTGCGAGCGGCTGTCTGGATGGCACTGAGACGGAGAGCGAGAACGCAGACGGCGACGACTGGGCGTGGTCGGGAACGCTGCCGGTCGACAGCGTCGTTCAGTATCACGACCCGTCCTGTGGCTGCTGTAGCGAGTATGTCGACTACCTCGAGCGCCACGACATCGACGTGCAGGTGGAATCGACGGCCGACCTCGAGGACGTCAAACGCGACGTCGGTGTTCCGGAGGAGGCGATGAGCTGTCACACCCTCGAGGTCGGCGACTATCTCGTCGAAGGCCACGTCCCGCTCGAGGCGATCGCGACGATGCTCGAGGACGAGCCGGCTATCGACGGGATTTCGGCACCGGGGATGCCCCAGTACTCGCCGGGCATGGGGCCACGCGGCGACGAGCCATTGACGATCTATGCCTTCGACGCAGCGGGCGACCTCTCGACGTACACGACCGTTTGA
- the mbhE gene encoding hydrogen gas-evolving membrane-bound hydrogenase subunit E — MDPELPIVLLAVGLPFAVAGVTPLLFRALGERTGYAGSVVALVCFGLLGSQYGSEGTVELEWIPSLAVALRFHVDGWALLFALLASGIGTLIFLYSPAYMHDESGLARFYAALLAFMGSIIGVALAADLISIFLFWELTSLCSFVLIGHYTEEDESQYAARMAMLVTVGGGLFLLVGFLLLSLVAGDVVGPASAFDLAAMLERPDELQTALRERGLFVPVLGLVAVGAGAKSAQVPLHFWLPNAMAAPTPVSAFLHSATMVKVGVYFVGRVRPMLVSLEWLLLFATVGLVTMTVCALLAVAATDIKELLAYSTASHLGLMIAGFGFTTVLGAETGVFHLLNHALFKAALFLVAGIVAHETGTRRIADLGGLRHDLPFTAAITAVVALSMAGIPPFSGFYSKELLFEAALEASHVYDIGVLGWLYPAVAVFASVFTVVYSLRFLALFVGDRPAGYSHVHRPSLTLLVPPALLALLTAVISVDPELAVRAIVQSGVDATAVDTHEMHVGIPTSYSPAVGMSAVAIAGGILAFPVYGTLHDGIRAIPRTAPPVGANWWYDAVVGNLTGSGRWLATRVHNGLLRTYATWTLATTCALTLAGFAATATVVPAELIGLDADPAIALVLAVAVVAGLAVVLASTHVAGVLTLSILGFMVAIFYILASAPDLALTQLVVETLVLVIFLLVIEEIPEYYEVGLGKVARDGVLSLAVGATAFVTVLVTTDARPDGTTEIARYYTERAVPEGGGTNVVNVILVDFRGFDTLGELVVVALAAISILTLIIMRSGGAGGDEE; from the coding sequence ATGGATCCGGAGCTGCCGATCGTGCTTCTGGCAGTGGGACTTCCGTTTGCAGTTGCGGGTGTGACGCCGCTGTTGTTTCGCGCGCTCGGCGAACGGACGGGCTACGCCGGCTCGGTGGTCGCGCTCGTCTGCTTCGGACTGCTCGGCTCCCAGTACGGCAGCGAGGGGACTGTCGAACTCGAGTGGATTCCATCGCTGGCCGTCGCCCTTCGCTTCCACGTCGACGGCTGGGCGCTGCTGTTTGCGTTGCTCGCAAGCGGCATCGGGACGCTCATCTTTCTGTACTCGCCCGCGTACATGCACGACGAATCGGGGCTCGCCAGATTCTACGCCGCGTTGCTCGCCTTCATGGGTTCGATCATCGGCGTCGCGCTGGCGGCCGATCTGATCTCGATCTTCCTCTTTTGGGAACTCACCAGCCTCTGTTCGTTCGTCCTGATCGGCCACTACACGGAAGAAGACGAGTCGCAGTACGCCGCCCGGATGGCCATGCTCGTCACCGTCGGCGGCGGGCTCTTCTTGCTCGTCGGCTTCCTGTTGCTCTCGCTGGTCGCCGGCGACGTCGTCGGGCCGGCGTCGGCGTTCGACCTCGCGGCGATGCTCGAGCGACCCGACGAGCTACAGACGGCGCTGCGGGAACGGGGGCTGTTCGTCCCCGTGCTCGGATTGGTCGCCGTCGGCGCGGGTGCGAAATCCGCACAGGTCCCGCTGCACTTCTGGTTGCCAAACGCGATGGCGGCCCCGACGCCCGTCTCGGCGTTTCTCCACTCCGCGACGATGGTGAAAGTCGGCGTCTACTTCGTCGGCCGGGTGCGGCCGATGCTCGTCAGCCTCGAGTGGCTCCTCCTGTTCGCTACGGTCGGGCTCGTGACGATGACCGTCTGTGCGCTGCTCGCGGTGGCAGCGACGGACATCAAGGAACTGCTCGCCTACTCGACGGCGAGTCACCTCGGGCTCATGATCGCCGGCTTCGGCTTCACGACCGTGCTCGGCGCGGAAACCGGTGTGTTCCACCTGCTGAACCACGCTTTGTTCAAGGCGGCGCTGTTTCTCGTCGCCGGGATCGTCGCCCACGAGACAGGCACGCGACGGATCGCAGACCTCGGCGGGCTTCGACACGACCTGCCGTTCACGGCGGCGATCACCGCCGTCGTCGCGCTCAGCATGGCCGGCATTCCGCCGTTTAGCGGCTTCTACTCGAAGGAACTGCTGTTCGAGGCCGCGCTCGAGGCGAGCCACGTCTACGACATCGGCGTGCTGGGCTGGCTCTACCCCGCCGTCGCCGTCTTCGCGAGCGTCTTTACCGTGGTGTACTCACTGCGCTTTCTCGCGCTGTTCGTGGGTGACCGTCCCGCCGGATACAGTCACGTCCACCGGCCCTCGCTCACGTTACTCGTCCCGCCAGCGTTGCTGGCGCTGCTCACCGCTGTCATCAGCGTCGACCCGGAACTCGCGGTTCGGGCGATCGTGCAGTCGGGCGTCGACGCGACGGCCGTCGACACCCACGAGATGCACGTCGGCATTCCCACGTCGTACTCGCCCGCGGTGGGCATGAGCGCCGTCGCGATCGCCGGCGGCATCCTCGCGTTCCCCGTCTACGGCACGCTCCACGACGGGATTCGAGCGATTCCGCGGACGGCCCCGCCCGTCGGCGCGAACTGGTGGTACGACGCCGTCGTCGGCAATCTCACGGGCAGTGGGCGCTGGCTCGCCACGCGCGTTCACAACGGCTTGCTTCGGACGTACGCGACGTGGACGCTCGCGACCACCTGCGCGCTCACGCTCGCCGGCTTCGCCGCGACGGCAACCGTCGTTCCGGCCGAGCTCATCGGCCTCGACGCCGACCCTGCGATCGCACTGGTGTTAGCGGTCGCGGTCGTCGCCGGACTCGCCGTCGTCCTCGCGTCGACGCACGTCGCCGGCGTCCTCACGCTCTCGATTCTCGGATTTATGGTCGCTATCTTCTACATCCTCGCGAGCGCGCCCGATCTCGCGTTGACCCAACTCGTCGTCGAGACGCTCGTGCTGGTGATCTTCCTGCTCGTCATCGAGGAGATCCCCGAGTACTACGAGGTCGGCCTCGGCAAGGTCGCTCGAGACGGCGTCCTCTCGCTCGCCGTCGGCGCGACCGCGTTCGTCACGGTCCTCGTCACGACCGACGCCCGTCCCGACGGAACGACCGAGATCGCCCGCTACTACACCGAGCGCGCGGTTCCCGAGGGCGGCGGCACGAACGTCGTCAACGTAATTCTCGTGGATTTTCGCGGCTTCGATACGCTCGGCGAACTCGTCGTCGTCGCGCTGGCCGCGATTTCGATCCTGACGCTCATTATTATGCGCAGCGGCGGGGCAGGAGGTGACGAGGAATGA
- a CDS encoding MnhB domain-containing protein: MTTVIMRTTARAVVPIIFVVAASLFIEGHNLPGGGFIAGVLTTTAFAIIYLTFGLDFLERAVLGRDVDPGKEPARDRVVVAYHRLFAFGLTVAVGSGLVPLLFGRPFLTQTFVELEGVPIYHHLEIASALAFDFGVYCVVVGGLLTILSVVGAE, translated from the coding sequence ATGACCACCGTCATCATGCGCACGACCGCTCGAGCGGTCGTCCCGATCATCTTCGTCGTCGCGGCCTCGCTGTTCATCGAGGGGCACAACCTCCCCGGCGGCGGGTTCATCGCGGGCGTGCTCACGACCACCGCGTTCGCGATCATCTACCTCACGTTCGGGCTGGATTTCTTAGAGCGGGCCGTCCTCGGACGGGACGTCGACCCCGGCAAGGAGCCGGCTCGGGACCGCGTCGTCGTCGCCTACCATCGCCTGTTCGCGTTCGGGCTGACGGTCGCTGTCGGCAGCGGGCTCGTTCCGCTGCTGTTCGGTCGGCCCTTCCTCACGCAGACGTTCGTCGAGCTCGAGGGCGTGCCGATCTATCATCACCTCGAGATCGCGAGCGCGCTCGCGTTCGACTTCGGGGTCTACTGTGTGGTCGTCGGCGGACTCCTGACGATCCTCTCGGTGGTGGGTGCCGAATGA
- a CDS encoding sodium:proton antiporter, whose translation MTALVLALVVGALFALGTFLLLRRDLIRVVWGLAIISQAANVYLLAMGGIAAGTFDSVPVLAGHGAGAPETADPLVQALVLTAIVIGFGMTAFALVLSYRVYEEHDTLDVSELGEHDG comes from the coding sequence ATGACGGCGCTCGTCCTCGCGCTCGTCGTCGGCGCGCTGTTCGCGCTCGGGACGTTCCTGCTGCTCAGACGCGACCTGATCCGGGTCGTCTGGGGGCTGGCCATCATCAGTCAGGCGGCGAACGTCTACCTGCTGGCGATGGGTGGCATCGCCGCGGGGACGTTCGATTCGGTGCCGGTGTTGGCCGGACACGGCGCGGGCGCGCCGGAGACGGCCGATCCGCTGGTCCAGGCGCTCGTCCTGACCGCGATCGTCATCGGCTTCGGGATGACCGCGTTCGCGCTCGTGCTCTCCTATCGGGTGTACGAGGAACACGACACGCTTGACGTCTCCGAACTGGGTGAGCACGACGGATGA
- a CDS encoding complex I subunit 5 family protein translates to MAAVPIGTDAQLVVAPMLIVLATAVGTLLLGQRPQARAAVSVVGAVAYAVAVAAIDWYIVLAPDASGIATYQVGDWPAPFGITLVADGLSAFLLTMVATIGIASFVFSMRVLPELDRRSYYFPLFHFLMLGVTGAFLTGDLFNLFVWFEVMLMASYIFVAYYGGPQHTRAAFWYVALNLLASAVFLLGVGGLYATTGTLNMADLAQRLAEPAAYGIDPGPVVGLLALLLSVFAIKAGLVPFQFWIPTAYRAAPPQVTALLAGATKKVGIYAIIRLSFTVFAGAQLGVTLEAPGVGVVVSGDSPLAFVGSVLFVMAAASILVGGLGAVGRDSLEGVFAYSSIGQVGFIAIPVAIAATTVSPELRHIGIVAALVYALNHTLAKGLLFLSVGTVRTATGTSRLADLGGLARRSPPLAIAFFVAALSLVGIPPLSGFFGKFLVFDTAARAETVPVLVLLLVGSLLTIAYATRTWNRSFWGVQSSAVEDATPDSVQVAVLLGLAAAILAVGVGFEPIYRFADAAATAALDSDAYIDAVSPTDIESLDSSGGGHP, encoded by the coding sequence ATGGCCGCAGTGCCAATCGGGACGGACGCACAGCTCGTCGTCGCGCCGATGCTGATCGTCCTCGCGACGGCCGTCGGAACCCTGCTGCTGGGCCAGCGCCCGCAGGCTCGAGCCGCCGTGAGCGTCGTGGGTGCCGTCGCCTACGCCGTCGCCGTCGCGGCGATCGACTGGTACATCGTCCTCGCGCCCGATGCGTCGGGGATCGCGACCTACCAGGTCGGTGACTGGCCGGCACCGTTTGGCATCACGCTCGTTGCCGACGGGCTGTCGGCGTTTCTGCTGACGATGGTGGCGACGATCGGGATCGCGTCGTTCGTCTTCTCGATGCGTGTGTTGCCCGAACTCGACCGGCGCAGCTACTACTTCCCGCTGTTTCACTTCCTCATGCTCGGCGTGACCGGCGCGTTTCTCACCGGCGACCTGTTCAACCTGTTCGTTTGGTTCGAGGTGATGTTGATGGCGAGTTACATCTTCGTCGCCTACTACGGCGGGCCCCAGCACACCCGCGCCGCGTTCTGGTACGTCGCGCTCAACTTGCTCGCGAGCGCCGTCTTCCTGCTCGGCGTCGGTGGCCTCTACGCGACGACGGGCACGCTCAACATGGCCGACCTCGCCCAGCGTCTCGCCGAGCCGGCAGCGTACGGGATCGATCCGGGTCCGGTCGTCGGCCTCCTCGCCTTGCTGCTCTCGGTGTTCGCGATCAAAGCCGGCCTCGTCCCCTTCCAGTTCTGGATTCCGACGGCCTACCGGGCGGCACCGCCACAGGTCACCGCCCTGCTCGCCGGCGCGACCAAAAAGGTCGGCATCTACGCGATCATTCGCCTCTCGTTTACCGTCTTCGCCGGCGCGCAACTCGGCGTCACACTCGAGGCCCCCGGCGTCGGCGTCGTGGTCTCGGGCGACTCGCCGCTCGCGTTCGTCGGCTCGGTGCTGTTCGTCATGGCCGCCGCCAGCATCCTCGTCGGCGGACTCGGCGCCGTCGGACGGGACTCGCTGGAGGGCGTTTTCGCGTACTCGAGTATCGGACAAGTCGGCTTCATCGCGATCCCGGTCGCCATCGCGGCGACGACGGTGAGCCCCGAACTTCGACACATCGGGATCGTCGCCGCGCTCGTGTACGCGCTGAACCACACCCTCGCGAAGGGGTTGCTCTTTCTCTCGGTCGGCACGGTCCGAACGGCGACCGGAACGAGTCGACTAGCCGACCTGGGCGGGCTGGCGAGGCGGTCGCCACCCCTCGCGATCGCGTTTTTCGTCGCCGCGCTCTCGCTCGTCGGCATCCCGCCGCTATCTGGCTTTTTCGGCAAGTTCCTCGTGTTCGACACCGCGGCTCGAGCCGAGACGGTTCCGGTACTCGTGCTCTTGCTCGTCGGGTCGCTGTTGACCATCGCGTACGCGACGCGGACGTGGAACCGGAGCTTCTGGGGGGTACAGTCATCCGCCGTCGAGGACGCGACACCCGACTCGGTGCAGGTTGCCGTGCTCCTCGGACTTGCGGCAGCGATCCTCGCGGTCGGCGTCGGATTCGAGCCGATCTACCGGTTCGCCGACGCTGCTGCGACGGCCGCGCTGGATTCCGATGCCTACATCGACGCCGTTTCGCCGACCGACATCGAGTCACTCGACTCGAGCGGAGGTGGGCACCCGTGA
- a CDS encoding Na+/H+ antiporter subunit E: MSVRTWPLTGIGFAVLWIFVRGVSLSPSALVGQFLFGLAVGLPVAFVFRRLYVKRTDVGRWLHAAPYAGLYLITFVAELLRANVDVAYRVLSPGMPIEPEVVLVPLRVETDLGITIIANSITITPGTVTLDYEAEANALYVHAVNGRDPQTIVDPIRNWENYALEMFNEPASPDDPVPELVVSGGTRDAEHGGDDDGSE, from the coding sequence GTGAGCGTCCGAACGTGGCCGCTGACCGGTATCGGCTTTGCCGTCCTGTGGATCTTCGTCCGCGGCGTTTCCCTCTCGCCATCGGCGCTGGTCGGCCAGTTCCTGTTCGGTCTCGCCGTCGGCCTCCCCGTCGCGTTCGTCTTCCGGCGACTGTACGTCAAGCGAACCGACGTCGGACGGTGGCTGCACGCGGCACCCTATGCCGGCCTGTATCTCATCACGTTCGTCGCGGAACTCCTCCGTGCGAACGTCGATGTCGCCTATCGGGTCCTCTCGCCGGGGATGCCGATCGAACCGGAAGTCGTTCTGGTCCCGCTTCGCGTCGAAACCGACCTCGGAATCACCATCATCGCGAACAGCATCACAATCACGCCGGGTACGGTCACCCTCGACTACGAGGCCGAGGCGAACGCACTGTACGTCCACGCCGTCAACGGCCGCGATCCGCAGACGATCGTCGACCCGATCAGAAACTGGGAGAACTACGCCCTCGAGATGTTCAACGAACCCGCCTCACCCGATGACCCGGTCCCGGAGCTCGTCGTTTCCGGCGGCACGCGAGACGCGGAGCACGGAGGTGACGACGATGGCAGTGAGTGA
- a CDS encoding monovalent cation/H+ antiporter complex subunit F, with the protein MAVSEDPTVLEWTVRAALILVSGLCVLCSYRVIRGPTDPDRVVALDAIATNVVAIAVLFSIQTGRGLFITVSLVLAIIGFVATVAVAKFVIEGEVI; encoded by the coding sequence ATGGCAGTGAGTGAGGATCCCACAGTTCTCGAGTGGACGGTTCGCGCTGCGTTGATCCTCGTCAGTGGCCTCTGCGTGCTCTGTAGCTACCGCGTGATCCGCGGCCCGACGGACCCGGACCGGGTCGTCGCGCTGGACGCGATCGCGACGAATGTCGTCGCCATCGCCGTCCTGTTTTCCATTCAGACCGGCCGCGGCCTCTTTATTACCGTGAGTCTCGTGCTCGCGATTATCGGCTTCGTCGCGACGGTCGCCGTCGCGAAGTTCGTCATCGAAGGAGAGGTGATCTAA